The following proteins are encoded in a genomic region of Xenopus laevis strain J_2021 chromosome 3L, Xenopus_laevis_v10.1, whole genome shotgun sequence:
- the LOC121401490 gene encoding uncharacterized protein LOC121401490, which translates to MDLSYFLLAFYLFILSFIFKMNQFRFIYWILFCSLLIPHVCYGSAMDQRQKPRHNSKPIRQTDAQTDEILFFMGADIFLWIFLICFYLRRELSFCVFLWLIIVKIGDIIVPSWGLVSNMFHDVYRIFFSSKVNPTEAELEAVQRVSRVLILCLSNAMVIFVSIVGLRLWSKVTIRQLINTGRTVMQFISATVSDLYDIYTVKEATNKEAKPAKTKKTGEKKCKKVTFNLVPQLIVDLEPENPAQDIEEPIKSVQEIVEPGDSSEKTVASLYPTIIDIRQKMILVDGLSQGNSVAGHTEIPCMRSGSDYNTDMNNSVLPSVPTVSQAAADVPMSVKKKKSSFSRFIQSLRDRATRSNKKKSGKSMKNKIIFNVTSCFRCHSVESDT; encoded by the exons ATGGATCTATCCTACTTTTTGCTCgcgttttatctttttatcttatcttttattttcaaaatgaaccaattTAGATTTATTTACTGGATTTTATTCTGCAGTTTACTAATTCCCCATGTTTGTTATGGAAGTGCAATGGATCAAAGACAAAAGCCTCGCCATAACTCCAAACCAATCAGGCAGACGGATGCACAGACTGATGAAATCCTATTTTTCATGGGTGCTGATATTTTCCTGTGGATTTTCCTGATTTGTTTTTACTTACGCAGAGAGCTGAGTTTCTGCGTTTTTCTCTGGCTGATTATTGTTAAAATTGGAGACATCATAGTACCCTCCTGGGGCTTAGTGTCCAATATGTTCCATGATGTCTACAGGATCTTCTTTTCAAGCAAAGTTAACCCGACAGAGGCTGAGCTAGAAGCCGTCCAGAGAGTTAGTAGAGTACTAATCCTTTGCCTCAGCAATGCTATGGTGATTTTTGTGAGCATTGTTGGATTACGTCTGTGGAGCAAG GTGACTATAAGGCAACTGATAAATACTGGCCGAACTGTCATGCAGTTTATATCAGCAACAGTTTCTGACTTGTACGATATATACACGGTAAAGGAGGCAACCAAcaaagaagcaaaaccagccaaaacaaagaaaactggcgaaaagaaatgcaaaaaagtaacatttaaccTAGTACCACAACTCATAGTGGACCTGGAGCCAGAAAATCCTGCTCAAGATATTGAGGAGCCAATAAAGTCAGTCCAGGAGATTGTAGAGCCAGGAGACTCTTCTGAGAAGACAGTGGCCTCATTATATCCTACAATTATAGATATCAGGCAGAAAATGATCCTTGTTGATGGTCTTTCACAAGGGAACAGTGTGGCTGGCCATACAGAAATTCCCTGTATGAGGAGTGGCTCTGACTATAATACGGATATGAATAACAGTGTTCTGCCTTCAGTGCCCACTGTGAGCCAGGCAGCAGCAGATGTCCCTATGtctgtgaagaagaagaagagcagcTTCTCAAGATTCATACAAAGTCTCAGGGACAGAGCCACCAGGTCAAATAAGAAGAAGAGTGGGAAGTctatgaaaaacaaaattatcTTCAATGTAACATCGTGTTTCCGGTGCCACTCAGTAGAATCTGATACCTGA
- the LOC121401491 gene encoding uncharacterized protein LOC121401491, with the protein MDLSYFLLAFYLFILSFIFKMNQFRFIYWILFCSLLIPHVCYGSAMDQRQKPRHNSKPIRQTDAQTDEILFFMGADIFLWIFLICFYLRRELSFCVFLWLIIVKIGDIIVPSWGLVSNMFHDVYRIFFSSKVNPTEAELEAVQRVSRVLILCLSNAMVIFVSIVGLRLWSKVTIRQLINTGRTVMQFISATVSDLYDIYTVKEAANKEAKPAKTKKTGEKKCKKVTFNLVPQLIVDLEPENPAQDIEEPIKSVQEIVEPGDSSEKTVASLYPTIIDIRQKMILVDGLSQGNSVAGHTEIPCMRSGSDYNTDMNNSVLPSVPTVSQAAADVPMSVKKKSSFSRFIQSLRDRATRSNKKKSGKSMKNKIIFNVTSCFRCHSVESDT; encoded by the exons ATGGATCTATCCTACTTTTTGCTCgcgttttatctttttatcttatcttttattttcaaaatgaaccaattTAGATTTATTTACTGGATTTTATTCTGCAGTTTACTAATTCCCCATGTTTGTTATGGAAGTGCAATGGATCAAAGACAAAAGCCTCGCCATAACTCCAAACCAATCAGGCAGACGGATGCACAGACTGATGAAATCCTATTTTTCATGGGTGCTGATATTTTTCTGTGGATTTTCCTGATTTGTTTTTACTTACGCAGAGAGCTGAGTTTCTGCGTTTTTCTCTGGCTGATTATTGTTAAAATTGGAGACATCATAGTACCCTCCTGGGGCTTAGTGTCCAATATGTTCCATGATGTCTACAGGATCTTCTTTTCAAGCAAAGTTAACCCGACAGAGGCTGAGCTAGAAGCCGTCCAGAGAGTTAGTAGAGTACTAATCCTTTGCCTCAGCAATGCTATGGTGATTTTTGTGAGCATTGTTGGATTACGTCTGTGGAGCAAG GTGACTATAAGGCAACTGATAAATACTGGCCGAACTGTCATGCAGTTTATATCAGCAACAGTTTCTGACTTGTACGATATATACACGGTAAAGGAGGCAGCCAACAAAGAAGCCAAACCAGCCAAAACAAAGAAAACTGGcgaaaagaaatgcaaaaaagtaacatttaaccTAGTACCACAACTCATAGTGGACCTGGAGCCAGAAAATCCTGCTCAAGATATTGAGGAGCCAATAAAGTCAGTCCAGGAGATTGTAGAGCCAGGAGACTCTTCTGAGAAGACAGTGGCCTCATTATATCCTACAATTATAGATATCAGGCAGAAAATGATCCTTGTTGATGGTCTTTCACAAGGGAACAGTGTGGCTGGCCATACAGAAATTCCCTGTATGAGGAGTGGCTCTGACTATAATACGGATATGAATAACAGTGTTCTGCCTTCAGTGCCCACTGTGAGCCAGGCAGCAGCAGATGTCCCTATGTCTGTGAAGAAGAAGAGCAGCTTCTCAAGATTCATACAAAGTCTCAGGGACAGAGCCACCAGGTCAAATAAGAAGAAGAGTGGGAAGTctatgaaaaacaaaattatcTTCAATGTAACATCGTGTTTCCGGTGCCACTCAGTAGAATCTGATACCTGA